Proteins found in one Sorghum bicolor cultivar BTx623 chromosome 1, Sorghum_bicolor_NCBIv3, whole genome shotgun sequence genomic segment:
- the LOC8056759 gene encoding protein VASP homolog, translated as MAAEALGFMARGANGGRAAELVTRDFLGGCAGSDDARDAASARNDAVPGWVSQQKHACPATPRDLNLFPVAAAAASTKPCAVTTAPAPAPAPSAAASASAGGATTTYHSVCTIEKVKTALERFERGKQQQSPHPHQQQHSGAGASPSSSSVTTSSVKRRGGGGDSSGGGVEQGDGCDSPSGGAGGGGMVAAACPRCFLYVLISRSDPRCPRCESHVPAPPAPAPAVSKKPRIDLNVGYLGT; from the exons ATGGCGGCAGAGGCGCTGGGGTTCATGGCGCGGGGAGCCAACGGCGGGAGGGCGGCGGAGCTCGTCACCAGGGACTTCCTCGGCGGGTGCGCCGGTTCCGACGACGCCAGGGACGCCGCGTCCGCCAGGAatgacgccgtg CCCGGGTGGGTGTCCCAACAGAAGCACGCGTGCCCGGCGACGCCGAGGGACCTCAACCTGTTcccggtcgccgccgccgccgcgtccacGAAGCCCTGCGCCGTGACGACGGCCCCGGCTCCGGCGCCCGCGCCGAGCGCTGCGGCCTCCGCCTCCGCGGGCGGCGCCACAACGACGTACCACAGCGTGTGCACGATCGAGAAGGTGAAGACGGCGCTGGAGCGGTTCGAGCGCGGCAAGCAGCAGCAGTCCCCCCATCcgcaccagcagcagcacagCGGCGCGGgcgcgtcgccgtcgtcgtcgtccgtgACCACGTCCTCCGTGaagcgccgcggcggcggcggcgacagcagcggcggcggggtGGAGCAGGGCGACGGGTGCGACTCGCCCTCCGGCGGCGCGGGCGGCGGAGGGATGGTGGCCGCGGCGTGCCCCAGGTGCTTCCTgtacgtgctcatctcccggAGCGACCCGCGGTGCCCGCGCTGCGAGTCCCACGTCCCGgccccgccggcgccggcgccggccgtcAGCAAGAAGCCGCGGATCGACCTCAACGTCGGCTACCTCGGCACCTAG